The Chitinibacter bivalviorum genomic interval GGCAGGTAGCTTGCTAACATGCGTAATCCTTACTTGTCTCAGGCATAATGCTGTCATTCTTACCCATTTCCGATGAAAAAACCATGCGAGATAAACTGCTGATCCTTTCGGTTTTTATTGTGGCTTCGTGTGGTTTGGCGTACGAATTGATCGCAGGCGCGCTGGCGAGCTATTTGCTGGGCGACTCTATCCTGCAGTTTTCATCGATTATTGGCTGCTATTTATTCGCGATGGGTGTGGGCTCGCATCTATCTAAATACGTCAAAGACGAACGCACGCTCGATACCTTTATCGAGATCGAGCTGCTGGTCGGCCTGATCGGCGGTTTATCGGCCACGGTGCTATTTCTGGTTTTTGCTTGGGCGGCCGCGCCGTTTCGCTCGGTGTTGTATGCCTTAGTGTTTGCCACTGGCGTTTTGGTCGGGCTGGAAATTCCCTTGGTCATGCGGGTACTCAATCAACGTCAGAATGACTTTGCCGAGATTGTGAGCCGTGTACTGACCTTTGATTATCTGGGCGCGCTGGCGGTTTCGCTGATCTTCCCGCTGGTCTTGGCGCCCCATTTGGGCTTGGCGCGCTCGGCACTATTGTTTGGCCTGATCAACGTTGGCATCGCGCTGATGACGACCAAAATATTCCGCGCCCAATTGGCGCAACCCTCATTACAACTAATGCGCGGCGGCGTGGCTTTGTTCGTGTTGCTTGGCGCGATGTTTAGCGCCGACCACCTGACGCGCTGGAGTGAAAAAACGCTGTATGGCGATGAAATCATTCACGCGCAAACGACGCCCTATCAACGCTTGCTGATCACGCAGTGGAAAAACGACACTCGCCTGTATATCAACGGCAATCTGCAATTTTCCAGCCGCGACGAATACCGTTACCACGAAGCCTTGGTGCATCCAGTGCTGGAAAAATTGCCGCAAGCTAAATCGGTGTTGGTACTTGGCGGTGGCGATGGGCTGGCGGTGCGCGAGATTTTGAAATACCCGAATATCGAGCACATCACGCTGGTCGATCTCGACCCTGCGATGACGGGGCTGTTTACCCATAATGAGCGCTTGACGGGCTTTAACCAGCATTCGCTTTCCAACCTGAAAGTCAAAGTCATTAATGCCGACGCGGCACAGTGGATCGAGCAAAATCAGAATGTGTTTGATGCCATCATCATCGACTTTCCCGATCCGAGCAATTTTGCGCTGGGCAAATTGTATTCGGTGCCGATGTATCGCTTGGTCAAAAAGCATTTATCCGAGAACGGCCTGATGGTGGTGCAATCTACGTCACCGCTACATGCCCCCCGCTCGTATTGGTGTATAGACCAGACATTAAAAGAAGTTGGGCTCTATACCACCCCTTATCATGCCTTTGTACCTTCATTTGGCGAGTGGGGTTTTATTCTGGCGAGCAAGCAGCCGGGCTACACGCCGCCGAGCTCGTATCGCGTGAAAACGAAATTTCTCGATGCCGAAACCACGCGGCAGATGTTCTTTTTCCCGCCCGATATGCAGCCAGTCAAAGTTGAAGCTAATCAATTAAACAATCAATCGCTGGTGCATTATTTTGAGCAAGATTGGTCGCAGGTGATCCGCTGATGAGTTACAGCTTTGGCATCAGCCGTCGCCAATTTTTGCAAACCAGCGCGGCACTCGGTCTGGCCACGATGCTGCCCGCCTGTCGTGAGCTCAGCCACCTCGGCATACCGATCAAGGTGTATTTGCCCGGAATGCAATCAGGGCATGGATTACGTCAGCATACCTCCTACCCAGCCCCATCGAGCGAAAGAAAAGTTGGCGTCGCTATTCTGGGCTCGGGCGCGGCGGGCTCGTTTGCGGCTTGGCGCTTGAAACAAAGCGGGCGA includes:
- a CDS encoding polyamine aminopropyltransferase, which codes for MRDKLLILSVFIVASCGLAYELIAGALASYLLGDSILQFSSIIGCYLFAMGVGSHLSKYVKDERTLDTFIEIELLVGLIGGLSATVLFLVFAWAAAPFRSVLYALVFATGVLVGLEIPLVMRVLNQRQNDFAEIVSRVLTFDYLGALAVSLIFPLVLAPHLGLARSALLFGLINVGIALMTTKIFRAQLAQPSLQLMRGGVALFVLLGAMFSADHLTRWSEKTLYGDEIIHAQTTPYQRLLITQWKNDTRLYINGNLQFSSRDEYRYHEALVHPVLEKLPQAKSVLVLGGGDGLAVREILKYPNIEHITLVDLDPAMTGLFTHNERLTGFNQHSLSNLKVKVINADAAQWIEQNQNVFDAIIIDFPDPSNFALGKLYSVPMYRLVKKHLSENGLMVVQSTSPLHAPRSYWCIDQTLKEVGLYTTPYHAFVPSFGEWGFILASKQPGYTPPSSYRVKTKFLDAETTRQMFFFPPDMQPVKVEANQLNNQSLVHYFEQDWSQVIR